The DNA region ATAGACCTCGACGGGGCCCTCGTATGACGCCGAGTAGGCCACGGTCTTGCCGTCCGGCGAGACGGCGGGCCGGCTCTCCTCTTCAGGGTGCGAGGTCAGCCGCTGCGCGATCCCTCCGGTGGCGCTGACGCGCCACAAGTCCCCTTCAGCCGTGAACACGATCGTGTCGTTCGAGAGGGCCGGGAACCGGTAGTACCCGAGTTGTCCCTTCTGGGCCGTGACCGGCAGGCTCAGCGCGGCCACCAGGATTGCGAGCAGAAGCAGCAGTGCGCGTCGCATGATGTCGTTCTCCTTCTTCCGGGCGCGCGTCACGTCGCGGCCGGGACGTCGGCGTATTCTACCCGGCCGAGTGGTATAAGGTACTTCGCCCCCCACCGCGACCAGACCAGGGCGCCCCTCCCCGGTCAGACCGCGAGTGACGTCTCCCGTGTCGCGCGTCCACCAGCAGTGCTCAAGAGGGTTCTGTCATGGCTCACGCAGAGAAGAAGTACCGCCACCGCGAGATCCAGGGGCATCAACTGCGGCCCGAAACACTCATGATGAGCTACGGGTACGACCCCGAGTTTTCCGAAGGGTCCGTCAAGTGCCCGATCTTCCAGACATCGACATTTGCCTTCAAGACCGCCGAAGACGGGAAGGCCTTTTTCGAACTCGCGTACGGCCTTCGCGAGCAGCGGCCCACCGAAGAGCCCGGGCTCATCTACTCGCGCGTCAACAACCCCGATCTCGAGATTCTCGAGGATCGGCTCACGCTCTGGGACGCGGCCGAGGCGGGCCTGGTGTTCTCGTCCGGCATGGCCGCGATCTCGACGACGATGTTGAGCTTCCTGAGGCCGGGCGATGTGCTGTTGTGCAGCGAGCCGGTGTACGGCGGCACCGAGTTCCTGGTCGACCGGATCCTCCCGCAGTTCGGTATCACACGCGTGTGGTTCGGGTCGGGCACGATGACGCCGACCCTGGATCAGGCGGCCGAGGCTGCCCGCAAGCTGGGCCGGGTGGCCATGATTTGCGCCGAGACGCCGGCGAACCCGACCAACGGCCTCGTCGACATCGCCCACTGCCGCCGTGTGGCCGATTCGCTCGCGGCCTCGCAGGATCGCCGGCCGATCGTGGCGATCGACAACACGTTCCTCGGGCCCCTGTGGCAGCGCCCGATTGAGCTGGGCGCCGACCTCGTGCTCTACTCCCTGACCAAGTACGCGGGCGGCCACAGCGATCTGATCGCCGGCGCGTGTCTCGGCTCGACCGACCTGATCAACACAGTTCGCGGGATGCGCACGATTCTCGGCACGATCTCAGACCCGAATACCTGCTGGCTGCTCATGCGCAGCCTGGAGACGATGAAGCTCCGGGTGACCAGCGCGATGAAGAACGCGCGATACGTGGCCGAGTTCCTGGCCGACCATCCCAAGGTAAAGTCGGTCAGTTATCTTGGCTTTCTCGCTCCAGGCGATCCGCAGCACGAGCTGTACCAGCGCCAGTGTTCGTCGCCCGGATCGACCTTCGCGTTCGAAGTCCATGGAGGCGAGGCCGAGTCATTTCTCGTGCTGAATCACCTTCTGTTGATCAAGCTCGCGGTCAGCCTCGGCGGCACCGAGACGCTGATGGAGCACCCGGCGACGATGACGCATTCTGACGTGCCGCCCGCACGTCTGCTGGAAATGGGCATCACGCCGGCGATGCTGCGCATTTCGGTCGGGATCGAGCATCCGGACGACGTGATCGCCGATCTCCGGCAGGCGCTGAATGCCATCTAATCGTCGAGAGGAATCATGAGTACGACGCTCGTCACCAACGGCACGATTGTCACCGCCGCAGATCGCTACGATGCCGATATCTACATCGACCGGGGCATCATCACGTATATCGGGCGCGCGATATCGCTCAAGGCCGACACCATCATCGACGCGGCCGGCAAACTGATCATGCCGGGCGGCATTGACGCGCACACGCATCTCGACATGCCGTTTGGCGGGATCACCTCGGCCGATGATTTCGAGTCGGGCACGATCGCGGCCGCGCACGGCGGCACGACGACCATCGTCGATTTCGCCACTCCGGAGCCAGGCGAGGGCCTGTATCCCGCCCTCGACAAGTGGATGGGCCGGGCCGAAGGCAAGGCCACCATCGACTACGGGTTCCACATGACCGTCCGCGAGCTGACCGATCAGGTGGCCAGCGACATGGACCGGCTCGCCCGTCACGACGGCATCACGTCATTCAAGCTGTTCATGGCATATCCGGGCCGGCTGATGGTCGATGACGCGACGATCTTCAAGGCGCTGTCGCGCACGCGGGACAACGGCGGGCTGATTTGCATCCATGCTGAAAACGGCGGCGTCATTGAGTCGCTCGTGAAGGACGCGCTGAGCCGGGGAGAGACCGCGCCGAAGTACCATGCGCTCACCCGGCCGCCGGCCACCGAGGGCGAGGCGACGGGCCGCGCGATCGCCCTGGCCGAGATGGCGGGCGCTCCCGTCTACATCGTGCACGTGTCGTCGGCCGAGGCCCTCGAGAGCATCAGCCGGGCGCGGCACAACGGGTTGCCGACGTATGCCGAGACCTGTCCGCAGTATCTGTTCCTGTCGGACGACGAGTACGAGCGCGAAGGATTCGAGGGAGCCAAGTTCGTGATGTCGCCGCCGCTGCGCGACAAAGGGCACCAGGACGCGCTGTGGAGAGGGCTGAGGCAGAACACGCTCCAGGTTGTATCGACTGACCATTGCCCGTTCCGCATGGACGATCCGGCCCAGAAGCCGCTCGGAAAGGATGACTTCTCGAAGATTCCGAATGGTGTGCCGGGCATCGAGACGCGGCTGATGCTGCTGTGGGACGGCGGCGTGCGCACGGGCCGCATCGACGCGCATCGGTTTGTTGAGCTGGTTGCCGCCAACCCGGCCCGCATGTTTGGGATGTGGCCGCGAAAGGGAACGATCGCTGTCGGATCGGATGGCGACCTGGTCGTGTGGGATCCTGACCTGCAGGTGACGCTCACGGCGGCGACGCTTCACATGCGCGTCGACTACAACCCGTACGAGGGGCGCGTCGTGACAGGCGCACCGGCTGTTGTGATCTCGCGCGGAGACGTGATTGTCGATCACGGCACGTCCACGGGCCGAAGCGGTCGAGGCCAGTTCATCAAGCGCACCCCTGGCCCGCCGTTGCTGACGTGAAAAAGAGCGGGATTCGGAGAAGAACGCTGAGGCTGGAGCTAGTGCGGGCGGGAGGACGGATTCCGGAGCGGCCCCTCGAACCAAGCCGACAGCGTCAGTTCGCAAAACCCGCCGATAGGGCCGAGACGCGCTGCGCGAATAGCGCGACCGCCAGGTCGGTGACAAGTCCCGAAAGGCGCGTTTTGCCGGCTTGTGTGAGCGGGGACGCGGAGGAGCCGTTTTCCCGCACGCACGGAGTGACACGCGAGAAGCAAGACGAGAGTGGAGTTGCATGATGTCCAAGAATGCGCCCATGTCCGCACTCATGTCGGGTGAAGAGATGGTCCGTCTCTGCCGGCGCCACACGATGTACGAGTGGTCGGCGCAATCGAAGGTCGATCCGATCCCGGTGGCCCGGGCGGAGGGCGTGTACTTCTGGACGCCTGAGGGCAAGCGGTTTCTCGACTTCAACAGCCAGTTGATGTGCACCAACATCGGGCATTCGCACCCGAAGGTGGTCCGCGCCATCCAGAAACAGGCGGCCACGCTCGCCTACTCCAACCCGTTTATGGCGACCGAGCCACGGGCGCGTCTCGGCGCGAAACTGACCGAGATCACTCCTGGTGACATCGATACCTTCTTCTTCACCAACGGCGGCGCGGACGCAAACGAAAACGCCATCCGGATTGCGCGCGTGGTCACGGGGCGCCACAAGATCCTTGCCCGTTACCGGTCGTACCACGGCGGCACCGCCGGCGCCATCGCGCTCACTGGCGATCCCAGACGCTGGGCGGCGGAGCCCGGCCTGCCCGGAATCGTGCGCGCGCCAGACTTTCACAAGTGGGCCCGGCCCGAACCGGAGCCGGTTGACGTCTGCCTGCGCGAACTCGAAGACGTCATCCGGTATGAAGGCGGCCAGAACATTGCCGCGTTCGTGATGGAGCCGGTCGTCGGCACCAATGGCATCCTGATCCCGCCGGATGGCTACATGCAGGGAGTCCGCGAGATCTGCGACCGGCACGGCATCCTTCTGGTTGCCGACG from Acidobacteriota bacterium includes:
- a CDS encoding cystathionine gamma-synthase family protein, whose protein sequence is MAHAEKKYRHREIQGHQLRPETLMMSYGYDPEFSEGSVKCPIFQTSTFAFKTAEDGKAFFELAYGLREQRPTEEPGLIYSRVNNPDLEILEDRLTLWDAAEAGLVFSSGMAAISTTMLSFLRPGDVLLCSEPVYGGTEFLVDRILPQFGITRVWFGSGTMTPTLDQAAEAARKLGRVAMICAETPANPTNGLVDIAHCRRVADSLAASQDRRPIVAIDNTFLGPLWQRPIELGADLVLYSLTKYAGGHSDLIAGACLGSTDLINTVRGMRTILGTISDPNTCWLLMRSLETMKLRVTSAMKNARYVAEFLADHPKVKSVSYLGFLAPGDPQHELYQRQCSSPGSTFAFEVHGGEAESFLVLNHLLLIKLAVSLGGTETLMEHPATMTHSDVPPARLLEMGITPAMLRISVGIEHPDDVIADLRQALNAI
- the hydA gene encoding dihydropyrimidinase gives rise to the protein MSTTLVTNGTIVTAADRYDADIYIDRGIITYIGRAISLKADTIIDAAGKLIMPGGIDAHTHLDMPFGGITSADDFESGTIAAAHGGTTTIVDFATPEPGEGLYPALDKWMGRAEGKATIDYGFHMTVRELTDQVASDMDRLARHDGITSFKLFMAYPGRLMVDDATIFKALSRTRDNGGLICIHAENGGVIESLVKDALSRGETAPKYHALTRPPATEGEATGRAIALAEMAGAPVYIVHVSSAEALESISRARHNGLPTYAETCPQYLFLSDDEYEREGFEGAKFVMSPPLRDKGHQDALWRGLRQNTLQVVSTDHCPFRMDDPAQKPLGKDDFSKIPNGVPGIETRLMLLWDGGVRTGRIDAHRFVELVAANPARMFGMWPRKGTIAVGSDGDLVVWDPDLQVTLTAATLHMRVDYNPYEGRVVTGAPAVVISRGDVIVDHGTSTGRSGRGQFIKRTPGPPLLT
- a CDS encoding aminotransferase class III-fold pyridoxal phosphate-dependent enzyme — its product is MSALMSGEEMVRLCRRHTMYEWSAQSKVDPIPVARAEGVYFWTPEGKRFLDFNSQLMCTNIGHSHPKVVRAIQKQAATLAYSNPFMATEPRARLGAKLTEITPGDIDTFFFTNGGADANENAIRIARVVTGRHKILARYRSYHGGTAGAIALTGDPRRWAAEPGLPGIVRAPDFHKWARPEPEPVDVCLRELEDVIRYEGGQNIAAFVMEPVVGTNGILIPPDGYMQGVREICDRHGILLVADEVMSGFGRTGRWFAVDHWDIVPDIMTMAKGITSAYVPLGAVGMRPRVAKAFTDRAFPGGLTYNSHPLACAAALATLAVYEEENLIARAARMGERLRTGLQELQRLHPSVGATRSIGLFGVVELVRNRRTYEPMAPYGGTSDEMIAIGRFFREHGLYTFVRVNTFFTNPPLVISEQQLDEGLAIIDQALEMTDRTVDG